In a genomic window of Melitaea cinxia chromosome 25, ilMelCinx1.1, whole genome shotgun sequence:
- the LOC123666131 gene encoding collagenase-like, whose amino-acid sequence MKLFLFIISLTLVSARTPYVPIPLNYHKDIGIPQADRIKKAETALDFDGNRILGGSPAGLGVHPYIAGLLITLTDGRVSMCGASLISNTRLVTAARCWQTVGAQGSSMEVVLASTRLFFGGTRVLTSDVQLHENYDQYTLNNDIGIISIPFVAYSDNIQNIGLPTGLFLSLTYSGEHVIAAGYGGTSDCNNNDPLLRHASLEVMHNWDCSAVYGTNTVVASTICTSGTSGLGTSGPCAGDVGGPLVWNFLGDRYLIGVTSFMAASGCDANLPAGYTRVTSYDSWIRARL is encoded by the exons ATGAAGCTATTCCTGTTCATCATCAGCCTCACCCTGGTCAGCGCTAGGACGCCCTACGTGCCCATTCCTCTGAACTATCACAAGGATATTGGCATCCCACAAGCGGATAGGATCAAGAAGGCTGAAACGGCGTTGGACTTCGATGGCAACAGAATACTTGGGGGATCTCCAGCTGGTTTGGGAGTACACCCTTATATC GCGGGTCTACTCATAACCCTGACAGACGGCAGGGTTTCAATGTGCGGCGCCTCTCTCATCTCCAACACTCGTCTTGTGACAGCCGCCCGTTGCTGGCAGACTGTAGGCGCCCAGGGTTCCTCCATGGAGGTCGTCCTCGCCTCCACTCGCCTCTTCTTCGGAGGCACCAGGGTCTTAACATCTGATGTCCAGCTCCACGAAAACTACGACCAGTATACCTTGAATAATGACATTGGGATTATAAGCATACCTTTTGTGGCATATAGCG ACAACATCCAGAACATCGGACTCCCGACCGGTCTGTTCCTCAGCCTCACGTACTCCGGCGAGCACGTCATCGCCGCCGGTTACGGAGGGACTTCCGACTGTAA CAACAATGACCCACTACTCCGACACGCCTCACTAGAGGTCATGCACAACTGGGACTGTAGCGCGGTCTACGGAACAAACACTGTGGTCGCCTCTACGATATGTACTAGCGGAACTAGCGGCCTCGGTACATCCGGCCCTTGTGCTGGTGACGTTGGCGGCCCGTTGGTGTGGAACTTCCTCGGGGACAGATATTTG ATCGGTGTGACCTCGTTCATGGCGGCGAGCGGTTGTGACGCAAACCTACCAGCTGGGTACACGAGGGTGACTTCCTACGACAGCTGGATACGAGCCAGACTTTGA